TCCGGACATTTTCGTCTACCACGAGATTGTTCACAACCGATACGTCGTGGATCGTTTCACGCAGCAGGGCGTGACCTTTGTTGACGAAATCGAATCCGTCCCTGAGGGAGCCATTTTGCTTTACAGTGCGCACGGCGTTTCGCCGGAGATTCGCGACAAAGCCCGTCAACGCGATTTGCGGACGATCGATGCCACTTGTCCGCTCGTTACGAAGGTGCATCTGGAAGCAGTGAAATACGCCAAGGCACACTACAACATCATCTTGATCGGTCATGAAGGACATGACGAAGTGATCGGGACAATGGGAGAAGCTCCCGAGAGTATTACTCTCATCGAGACTCCTGAAGAAGTGCAGGAACTTCCTTTCAAAGATGAAGACAAGATCGTCTATCTGACTCAGACCACATTGAGTGTCGAAGAAGCTGGCGTCGTCATCAAAGCGCTCAAAGAGAAGTACCCGAGCATCGAGTCTCCACCCAAAGAAGACATCTGCTATGCGACAACGAATCGACAACATGCTGTGCGACAGCTTGTCGAGCAGGTCGATCTTGTCATCGTGCTGGGAAGTCAGAACAGCTCCAACAGCCGCCGATTGATGGAAATCGGGCTGGCCGAGGGAACGCCTTCTCATCTGATCGATGGAAAAGCCGAATTGCGAGCGGAATGGTTTGAAGGAGTCGAAAACGTGCTGATCACCGCCGGAGCGAGTGCTCCAGAGGTTGTGGTCCAGGATTGTTTGACCTATCTGGTCGACAACTACGGTGCGGAAGTCGAGGAAATTACGACTCGCGAAGAGAGCGTCACCTTCCAGCTTCCTAAAGAGCTTCGACGACTTCAGTCGATGATTTAGTGTCTCAATTTTCGAATTCGTTCGTTGTTGGCTCCTGTTGATCTATGAGAAGCTCTTGACTGTCGCTTGGGAGTTGTCTTGGAAGTGCTGATCTCGCTCGCAGCGAGCTTTGATCGATCACTTTCCTCGCCGGTGCGTCTGCCTATACTTTCCGGAACCGAACATTTTTTCGGTTTCAGGATCAATTCTTAAAGGACTGACAATCGCATGCCGGCGGCAGACATTGAAATTCGCGGGGCCCGTGAGCACAACCTGCGAGACGTTTCGCTGACACTTCCGCGAAATCAATTGATCTGCATGACGGGCGTGTCCGGTTCCGGAAAGAGTTCGCTCGCTTTTGACACGCTTTATGCAGAAGGTCAACGTCGGTATGTCGAGTCTCTCTCGACGTACGCGCGGCAGTTTCTGGGCCAAATGCCAAAACCGGACGTCGATACCATCAGCGGGCTGGCTCCGTCGATTTCGATTCAGCAGAAAGTGACTTCGCGGAATCCGCGAAGCACGGTCGGAACGATCACAGAGATCTATGATTATCTTCGCGTTCTGTTCGCCCGGGTCGGTCAGGGCGTCTGTACTCAGTGCGGCGAACCGATCAGTGCTCAAACGACCGACCAGATTCTCGAACGCATTCTCTTTCTTCCGGACGGCACTAAGTTTCTGATTCTCGCTCCCATCGTTCAGCAGCAGAAGGGAGAGTTCAAAGACCTGTTCGCTGACTTGCTGAAGCAGGGGTTTTTGCGAGCACGCGTCGATGGAGAAGTTGTCAATCTGTCTGACGATCTGAAGCTCAAGAAGAATTTCAAGCACACGATCGAGATCGTTGTCGATCGCCTCATCGCATCGAAAGTTCAGCGAACTCGACTTTCGGAAGCGATTGAATCGGCGATCAAGCTCAGCGATGGAATGTTGATCGTTGCACCTTCTGACTGCGACATTCCAGAGAAACTCTATTCCGCAAAGTATGCCTGTGCTGCGTGTGGGGTCAGCTACGAACCTCCTTCACCGCAGTTGTTCAGCTTTAACAGCCCGCTTGGAATGTGCCCTGACTGCACCGGCCTCGGGGTGCGGCATGATTTCGACTTGGACCTTTTGATCTCGCAGCCCGACAAGCCGATTCTTAGGGGCGCTCTAGATCTCATGAAGGGTTCGAAGAAAATTGGTCGATGGAAACGGCACATCTTTCAGGGGGTGGCTTCCGCTATTGAGGAAGACTGCGATCTCCCCAAAGGCTCCTTTCTGAAAACGAAATGGAGCGACGTTCCGGCTCAGGCTCAGCAGTTCTTTCTGCACGGAATGGGAGCCCGGCACATCACGTTCTCGTGGCGACATTCGGGCGGAACATGGAAGCATGGCGGGACCTGGAACGGATACATTCCTGAGCTGCTTGAGGAGTACCGCAAAGCCAAGAATCCGATGCGGCGACGACAACTCGAAAAGTACATGCAGGTCGTCAATTGCCGATCTTGCGAGGGGCAACGTCTCAACCCGCAAGCTAGAAACGTCCTTATTCGCTCAACCTCAGTTTCCAGTTCCGAGATCCCGGAGACCCAATCGCTTCCCGGAGTGTGTGCACTCCCAATCGATGACGCCTGCCAGTTCTTCACCGAGCTTGAACTTGACGCAACGGGAGCAATGATCGCCGAAGAGGCTTTGAAGGAGATTCGTGGTCGACTCGTCTTTCTTCAGAAGTGCGGCTTGGGATATCTGACACTCGATCGAACGGCCCCGACACTGTCAGGAGGAGAATCACAGCGCATCCGGCTGGCGGGCCAAATCGGATCAGGCTTGGTCGGAGTTCTCTACATCCTCGACGAGCCATCGATCGGGCTGCATCCCCGCGACAACGAAATGCTGCTCGGAAGTCTTCTCGATTTGCGTGATCAGGGGAATACAGTTGTTGTCGTCGAGCACGACGAAGAGACGATGATGGCGGCCGACCACATTGTTGACTTCGGTCCGGGACCGGGTGTGCGAGGCGGCGAGATCATCGTTACCGGCACGACCGATGAAGTGATGAGTCACGATGGGAGTCTGACTGGAGCGTACCTCTCCGGACGAAAGAAGATCGAGGTTCCGAAAGAACGCAGACCGCGAACCAAGAACTCACTCAAGATTAGCGGAGCACGCCAGAACAATCTCAAGAACGTTGATGTCGAAATTCCGTTGGGAATGTTCGTGTGCGTGACCGGTGTCAGTGGCTCAGGCAAGAGCTCGTTGTGCAATAACATCCTCTGGGAAGTTTTGAACTCTGAGCTGAATAAAGGCCTCGGTCAGCCCGGTGCTCACGATTCCATCAAAGGCCTTGAGCATCTCGACAAAGCGATTGATATCGATCAATCTCCGATCGGCCGGACTCCGCGATCGAACCCAGCGACATACGTCAAACTGCTTGATCAGATTCGCACGTTGTACGCGCAACTTCCGCAGTCGAAACTCCGAGGTTATCAGCCAGGGCGATTCAGCTTCAATGTGGCAGATGGCCGGTGCGAAGCTTGCGAAGGACATGGCGCAACAAAACTCGAAATGGACTTCCTCGCGGACATCTGGGTTCCGTGTACGGTGTGCGAAGGGCATCGATTCAATCACGAAACTCTCGAGGTTAAGTATCGAGACAAGTCGATTGCCGACGTGCTCGAGATGGATGTTCAAGAGGCCATCGAACACTTCAAAAACCATCCGAAGATCTTTCGGTTGCTGCAGACGCTTCACGATGTCGGACTCGATTACATGAAACTCGGGCAACCTTCGCCCACGCTGTCAGGTGGAGAAGCTCAGCGAATCAAACTCGCGCGAGAACTCGGAAAACGTTCTACCGGAAAAACGCTCTACCTCCTCGATGAACCGACGACCGGGCTCCACTTTGAAGATGTGAAACGGGTCCTGGAAGTGCTGCATGGATTCGTCGAACAGGGGAATTCGGTTCTCGTGATCGAGCACAATCTGGATGTGATCAAGACAGCGGACTGGATCATCGACCTCGGTCCTGAAGGGGGGCAAGGTGGAGGTGAAGTCATCGCTGTTGGCACTCCGGAAGAAGTCGCGAACTGTCGAAATTCGTTCACAGGTGCGGCACTCAAGCCGATTCTGAAACCGAAAAGAAAGTCCACGAAGTCAGCCCGCAAGAAGGCTTCGACGTCAGCTGCTCGCCGAGCGAACGGAAAGTCCATCGATCAAATCAGCATTCGTGGAGCAGCTCAACACAATCTGCAATCGGTCGACATCACCATCCCCCGCGATCAAATGAGCGTCTTCTGCGGGCCGAGCGGTTCGGGAAAAACGTCTCTCGCGATGGACACTCTGTATGCCGAAGGGCAGCGACGATACGTGGAATCGTTGTCGGCGTATGCCCGTCAGTTTCTCGGTCAGATGCCCAAACCGAAACTTGACAACATCTCCGGGCTCTCCCCGTCAATTGCCATCGAGCAGAAAACAGTCGGAGCGACTCCGCGTTCGACCGTCGGAACCGTCACGGAAATCTATGACTACCTGCGTGTTCTCTTCGCAAGACTTGGAGACATGTATTGTCCCGAGTGTGGTTCACCGGTGACTCGTCAGACGACCGATGAGATCGTCGAGAAGATTCTTTCCAATCCCGATGGGACAAGACTTTACCTCGCAGCACCGATGCAGGTTCCAGTCGGTCAGTCGTATTCGAAGCTGTGGGATCGACTTGGGACGCAGGGATATCTGCGGGTGCGGATCAACGGGACAACTTACGAAGTCGAGAATGTTCCGCAGATTGATCATCGACGGAATTACCTCGTCGAAGCCATTGTCGATCGCGTCAAAGTCGACCCGGAAGCGCGAGGCCGAATCGCCGACTCGATCGAGACAGCTCTCGATCTCGGTCGCGGAGTCATTCACGTGATTCACGTCGACCGAGATCATGCCGAAGAAGAGTGGCTGACCGAACGGCTCTCCCTGAACTACTCTTGCCCTAGTTGCGATGCAGGCAAGTGACCCGATCAACCGGAGTTGATCGGGGATCGGCGATAAGTCAGGCGGCGCTGCGTCTCATTGTTTTGAGGAGACGTTCGAACTCTTGTGTTGAAGAGAACGGAATCTGAATCGTTCCGGAGTCTTTACCCTTCAGCTTGATCGAAACTTTGACTCCCAGCAGATCGCGAAGCTGCGCTTCGAGGGAGTTCATGTGATTCGTGCGTTCTGCCTCGCCGTTCGAGATTGGAATCGTTGCCTGTTCGCCTTCGCTTGACTCAGCTTGAGCTTCTTCTGTCGCAGGCTTCTGTAGAGCTTCCTTAACCGCCGCTTCGGTGTTGCGGACGGAAAGTTTCTCAGACTGAATTCGTCCGCAGAGTTCGAGTTGTTGTGACTCTTCGAGCGACAGCAAGGCCCGTGCGTGACCGGCGGTGATTCGCTCTGAGTGCAGCGCGTTTTTCACCGGATCGGGAAGTTCGAGCAATCGCAGCATATTGCTGATCGCCGATCGACTCATGCTGAGTTGTTTGGCCAACTCTTCGATCGTGCACTCGAACTGATCGAGGTAGTCCCGGAATGCTTGAGCTTTTTCCAGATCGTTCAGATCTTTTCGCTTCAAGTTTTCTTCGAGAGCAAACTCGCATGCGGTTTTGTCGATCACGTCGAGCACACGACACGGAATTTGTGTCAGCCCGGCTCGTTTGGCGGCCTGCCAGCGTCGCTCACCGGCGATGAGTTGATACGAGCCTTCATACTCCCGGACGATCACCGGTTGAATGACACCGTGCTCTTTAATACTCGAAGCCAGTTCGCCCAGCGATTCCTGGTCGAATTGCTTTCTGGGCTGGAAGGGGTTTCGGACGACTTTGTCGATTGAAACCTGTGTCAGTTCACCGGCAAGCTGTTCTCCCTCAGCCTGCTCGACGCCTGATGGAGCATTGTTTCCGAGGAGGGCACTGAGTCCACGACCAAGTCGGCGATTTCCTTGTGGTTGTTGATGCTCTGACATTGCCAGTCTGACTCCCTACAGACGAGTAGTTCTCGGCCGCACTCTCAGAATTGGTGCTGACCAGTCCGATCATCGGACCTGTTTCGAAAGTTCCGATATTAATGATTCGGACAATGAGCGACGATTCCTGAACTCTCCGGGGACGAGTTCGGAAAGTCTTTCTGAATCTTCAGCGGATGAGAATCTGGTCAGTCTAGTGTGATTGCAGATCCTGCATGTTCTGGCTCAGGTGAAACGATTATGGGCCGACGATTTTCCACAACTCGACCAGCTCCTCAGGATTTCCTTCAAGTTCTTGATCGGACCAGTTGTCGAATTTGACCAAGCGACTCGGTTGGTACGTAAACTGTTTGATCAACTTTGTTTGATGAGAACGGCTCGGGAGTTCTCGCTGTTCTGATTCTGCATGAGGCCCAGCGACGAGGTAGGTGGCAACCTCCGGATTCGGCTGCGCTGTTTGGAGCATTCCCAGTCCCTGAGCAGGCTGCGCGATGACTTCCAATCCCGGTGTGATCTGACTTGCCAGATGAAAATAGAGACCAGGCTCACCCAGCACATAGATGACATTCACTTTGGGCGGAATTTCGTCATTGGCTGCTTCGCTCTGAATGACTGCAGCAATCTCTTGAGCCAGTTTACGAAAGCCTGTGCGATCATCGTCTGATTGTCCTCGGATCACTCCAGCAACGCAGAGTGCGATGCATCCACCAATCAGTATTCGTTTGTTCCAAGGCTGCTCTAATAATTCAGTATCTGAAGCCTTGCCGAGAAGTCTTCCCTTCAGAATCTGATTGATACCGATGGCGCATGCGATGATCATCGCCAGATGCCACGGCATCATTAGTCTCGGATAAGGCTGATAGAATGGGATCGAGACAGTCATCCCAATCGCCCAGGCGAGTAACATCCACCAGCCCAGAATTGTCGGATGTTGCAGATCTTTGGGTACGCTTCGATGTTCTTCTCTACCCAGGCTGATTAACCCGAAGACGGCCAGGCAAATCAAAGTCGCCAAACCCCAATTCATGATCAGCGCGATGCCGAGACCTCCGAGGATGGTTCCCAATCCCAGCTTGGATAGCTTCGGATTGTCTTTCGAATTCACCATCGTGAATACGATTCCGAGAGCGATTCCCGGAATGATTATCCTCGACAGTTCTGAGTGGATTTCCATTTGTCGAAGTGCGGATTCGATCCACCCCGAGAAACCAACGAGGTAGCCCTTGTGATTCGCTGCGACGGCAGAGTAACCGCCGTATTGTTCGAGCGTGCTGAGATAGGGACACCACAACAGAAACGCTCCGACGCAGATGAGAATGCAAAGCAGAACTCGGGACGCCCAATATTTCCAGGCCGGTCGATCGAACACAATCCAGCCAGCCAGCCCGGCTCCTGTAATCGCGAGAGGAAGCCAGCCGTTGTACTTGGTCCACCACGCACCAGCAGTGAGTACAGAAGCTGCGACCAGCGCCAGGCGACTACGATCGCGAATCGCAATCAATCCAGAACCGACAGCCAAAACTATCAGCAAAGAAACCGGAGTCTCAGTTAAAGCGGCTCGGCTGAAGTCAATCAGAAATCCGCTGAGAGAGGCAATCGCTGCCGCAATTAAGGCAGCACTGTCTCCAGCCATCAATCGTGTACACCACCAGATCGCCAAGACCAGAAGTGTGCCGAGGACGACGTTGACCCACATGATTGCATCGGGGTGTCCGCCGGTGAAAACCAAGACCCAGTCAAAGAGAGCTGGAAGAAGAGGCGGCGCATAGAGGTGCTGATCTGGATATCGAAATCCTAAATGCTCAGAGAAGTAATTGGAGGCATAGACCCCTTCATCGAAATGTTCGATGGTGATCAGCGATGGCTGCCAGGCACGGACAACGAATGACAAGAGGAGCAGCGCCCCGAGTGTCCATCGGGAACGACGACTCTCAGCAAGTGCATCCTCGTTCAGCTCTTTCTCGTCACTCACGCTGAGACCTTCACTGTGATCAGCTTCTGAAAATGGGTCGTGAATTGATTGCATTCAGATTGTAGAGGGCAATCAGCAGTTCTGAAGTTCCCAGACCAGTCACTCAACAGATTGACTCGGAAAAGCGATCCGAATAGTGACTTCCTCGACACGGAGCGGAACTCATTTAAACTCAGTGATGCATCAGATTGCTGGTGCGATCATCGATTGTTGTGAATCAAGAAGAGGGAATTGCCGTGACAGGTCGTTCGATAGTGTTCCGAATCGGAATGGTGCTTGCTTTGGGGGCGAGTTTCCAATCAATGGTCTCCGCTCAATCAAGGGAAGAAAAAGTTCGCGATGATCGAGCCAGAGTCGAGAAAGAAGGATTCTGGATTTACAACAATCTTCCAAAAGCCTTCGAGGAAGCCAAAGAGACCGGCAAGCCGATCATCGTTGTCTTGCGATGCATTCCCTGTGAAGAGTGCGTCAAGCTTGACGATGAACTGGTCGACACTGATCCGGTGATTCGCCCGCTCCTTGAGCAGTTCGTTTGTGCTCGTCAGGTTTCCACAAATGGTCTCGATTTGAATCTCTTCCAGTTCGATACCGATCAATCGTTTGCGGTCTTCTTCCTGAATGCCGATGGAACGATTTACGGTCGATTCGGAACACGATCCCATCGTACGGAATGGCGTTCAGACGTCTCGTTGAAAGGTCTCGCGGCGGCACTGCAAGGCGCGCTGGAGCTTCATGCAGATTATCCCAACAACAAGGAGATCCTCGCAGGGAAAAGTGGAACACCGCTCGAGGTCAGTTCCCCCGAAGAATTTCCGACCCTGAAAGATCGTTATACCGATCGACTCAGTAACGATTCCAACATTGTGAAGAGTTGTATCCATTGCCATCAGATTGGCGATGCTCGAAGAGATTTTTATCGCAACAGCGGAGAAGCCATTCCGCCGCGTTTGCTCGATCCGTTTCCACATCCCAAAGTCATTGGACTGATCCTCGATCCGCATACCCCAGCTACGGTTGAGACCGTTGCAGACGAGTCACCAGCGAGCGAAGCGAGAATTCAGGTTGGCGACCGTATTGTGACAATGAATCGGCAGCCGATTCTGTCGATGGCCGACGTCCAATGGGTGTTGGATCAAACAGCTCCAGAAGGAGGTACTGTTGCGCTGGAGGTTGATCGCGATGGAGCGAAGGTCCCTACGGAATTGAAGCTCGATTCCGGATGGCGTCAAAAAGGAGATCTGACCTGGCGTGTCAGTTCTTGGGGACTCAGAAGAATGGTCACCGGCGGAATGCTGTTGAAACCCGCGAGCGAGGAAGAACGAGCGAGCTTGAAAGTCGAAGACGGGAAGATGGCACTGAAGGTCGATCACGTCGGTCAGTATGGCGACCACGCGACCGCGAAGAAGGCTGGTTTTCTGAAAGGTGATTTCGTTGTGTCGATTGATGGTCGCGACGATCTCATGACGGAGAACGATCTGTTTCGCTATGGGGTGACGGAGAAACGTGCTGGGGATCGGGTGAAAATGAAAATTGTTCGGGGAGATCAAACAAAGACAATGACTCTTCCCATGCAGAAATAAGTCTGCTGTTCCTCCAGTAGCCGTGTGTGATCAGAAGTTCACATAAAACTGCAAATTCGACAATGAATTTCACGTTGTCAGCCCCTATCCTTGGAGAGCCGATTCGGTATGACCGGATCGGCTCATGCTTTCACGTGCATTTCCTCATGGAGATTCAGATATGTTTCAACACCGTTTTTCCGCTTCGTTTCTCACAGTTGCTTTGAGCGCAGCGTGGATGTGTCTGGCGTTCGCGCCCACTGTCAACGGTGAAGAAGCTGCTGAGATCGCTCCGGCTACCGGTCGAGAGATCATACTCTTCGATGGAAAGACTTTGAAAAACTGGGAAGAAACAGATTTCGGCGGACAGGGAGAAGCCCATGTTGAAGAGGGCATTCTGCTGATCGACCAAGGTGAACCACTCAGTGGAATTAACTGGTCGGGTGAGAAGCTTCCGAATGTGAATTACGAAATCACTCTTGAAGCGAAGAGAGTCGATGGGAATGATTTCTTCTGTGCGATCACGTTTCCCGTCGTGGAAAATCCCTGTACGTTGGTTCTCGGCG
The sequence above is drawn from the Thalassoglobus sp. JC818 genome and encodes:
- the ispH gene encoding 4-hydroxy-3-methylbut-2-enyl diphosphate reductase produces the protein MKILLANPRGFCAGVNMAIECLDECIKAFGPDIFVYHEIVHNRYVVDRFTQQGVTFVDEIESVPEGAILLYSAHGVSPEIRDKARQRDLRTIDATCPLVTKVHLEAVKYAKAHYNIILIGHEGHDEVIGTMGEAPESITLIETPEEVQELPFKDEDKIVYLTQTTLSVEEAGVVIKALKEKYPSIESPPKEDICYATTNRQHAVRQLVEQVDLVIVLGSQNSSNSRRLMEIGLAEGTPSHLIDGKAELRAEWFEGVENVLITAGASAPEVVVQDCLTYLVDNYGAEVEEITTREESVTFQLPKELRRLQSMI
- the uvrA gene encoding excinuclease ABC subunit UvrA, whose product is MPAADIEIRGAREHNLRDVSLTLPRNQLICMTGVSGSGKSSLAFDTLYAEGQRRYVESLSTYARQFLGQMPKPDVDTISGLAPSISIQQKVTSRNPRSTVGTITEIYDYLRVLFARVGQGVCTQCGEPISAQTTDQILERILFLPDGTKFLILAPIVQQQKGEFKDLFADLLKQGFLRARVDGEVVNLSDDLKLKKNFKHTIEIVVDRLIASKVQRTRLSEAIESAIKLSDGMLIVAPSDCDIPEKLYSAKYACAACGVSYEPPSPQLFSFNSPLGMCPDCTGLGVRHDFDLDLLISQPDKPILRGALDLMKGSKKIGRWKRHIFQGVASAIEEDCDLPKGSFLKTKWSDVPAQAQQFFLHGMGARHITFSWRHSGGTWKHGGTWNGYIPELLEEYRKAKNPMRRRQLEKYMQVVNCRSCEGQRLNPQARNVLIRSTSVSSSEIPETQSLPGVCALPIDDACQFFTELELDATGAMIAEEALKEIRGRLVFLQKCGLGYLTLDRTAPTLSGGESQRIRLAGQIGSGLVGVLYILDEPSIGLHPRDNEMLLGSLLDLRDQGNTVVVVEHDEETMMAADHIVDFGPGPGVRGGEIIVTGTTDEVMSHDGSLTGAYLSGRKKIEVPKERRPRTKNSLKISGARQNNLKNVDVEIPLGMFVCVTGVSGSGKSSLCNNILWEVLNSELNKGLGQPGAHDSIKGLEHLDKAIDIDQSPIGRTPRSNPATYVKLLDQIRTLYAQLPQSKLRGYQPGRFSFNVADGRCEACEGHGATKLEMDFLADIWVPCTVCEGHRFNHETLEVKYRDKSIADVLEMDVQEAIEHFKNHPKIFRLLQTLHDVGLDYMKLGQPSPTLSGGEAQRIKLARELGKRSTGKTLYLLDEPTTGLHFEDVKRVLEVLHGFVEQGNSVLVIEHNLDVIKTADWIIDLGPEGGQGGGEVIAVGTPEEVANCRNSFTGAALKPILKPKRKSTKSARKKASTSAARRANGKSIDQISIRGAAQHNLQSVDITIPRDQMSVFCGPSGSGKTSLAMDTLYAEGQRRYVESLSAYARQFLGQMPKPKLDNISGLSPSIAIEQKTVGATPRSTVGTVTEIYDYLRVLFARLGDMYCPECGSPVTRQTTDEIVEKILSNPDGTRLYLAAPMQVPVGQSYSKLWDRLGTQGYLRVRINGTTYEVENVPQIDHRRNYLVEAIVDRVKVDPEARGRIADSIETALDLGRGVIHVIHVDRDHAEEEWLTERLSLNYSCPSCDAGK
- a CDS encoding ParB/RepB/Spo0J family partition protein — encoded protein: MSEHQQPQGNRRLGRGLSALLGNNAPSGVEQAEGEQLAGELTQVSIDKVVRNPFQPRKQFDQESLGELASSIKEHGVIQPVIVREYEGSYQLIAGERRWQAAKRAGLTQIPCRVLDVIDKTACEFALEENLKRKDLNDLEKAQAFRDYLDQFECTIEELAKQLSMSRSAISNMLRLLELPDPVKNALHSERITAGHARALLSLEESQQLELCGRIQSEKLSVRNTEAAVKEALQKPATEEAQAESSEGEQATIPISNGEAERTNHMNSLEAQLRDLLGVKVSIKLKGKDSGTIQIPFSSTQEFERLLKTMRRSAA
- a CDS encoding glycosyltransferase family 39 protein gives rise to the protein MSDEKELNEDALAESRRSRWTLGALLLLSFVVRAWQPSLITIEHFDEGVYASNYFSEHLGFRYPDQHLYAPPLLPALFDWVLVFTGGHPDAIMWVNVVLGTLLVLAIWWCTRLMAGDSAALIAAAIASLSGFLIDFSRAALTETPVSLLIVLAVGSGLIAIRDRSRLALVAASVLTAGAWWTKYNGWLPLAITGAGLAGWIVFDRPAWKYWASRVLLCILICVGAFLLWCPYLSTLEQYGGYSAVAANHKGYLVGFSGWIESALRQMEIHSELSRIIIPGIALGIVFTMVNSKDNPKLSKLGLGTILGGLGIALIMNWGLATLICLAVFGLISLGREEHRSVPKDLQHPTILGWWMLLAWAIGMTVSIPFYQPYPRLMMPWHLAMIIACAIGINQILKGRLLGKASDTELLEQPWNKRILIGGCIALCVAGVIRGQSDDDRTGFRKLAQEIAAVIQSEAANDEIPPKVNVIYVLGEPGLYFHLASQITPGLEVIAQPAQGLGMLQTAQPNPEVATYLVAGPHAESEQRELPSRSHQTKLIKQFTYQPSRLVKFDNWSDQELEGNPEELVELWKIVGP
- a CDS encoding Trx7/PDZ domain-containing (seleno)protein, giving the protein MTGRSIVFRIGMVLALGASFQSMVSAQSREEKVRDDRARVEKEGFWIYNNLPKAFEEAKETGKPIIVVLRCIPCEECVKLDDELVDTDPVIRPLLEQFVCARQVSTNGLDLNLFQFDTDQSFAVFFLNADGTIYGRFGTRSHRTEWRSDVSLKGLAAALQGALELHADYPNNKEILAGKSGTPLEVSSPEEFPTLKDRYTDRLSNDSNIVKSCIHCHQIGDARRDFYRNSGEAIPPRLLDPFPHPKVIGLILDPHTPATVETVADESPASEARIQVGDRIVTMNRQPILSMADVQWVLDQTAPEGGTVALEVDRDGAKVPTELKLDSGWRQKGDLTWRVSSWGLRRMVTGGMLLKPASEEERASLKVEDGKMALKVDHVGQYGDHATAKKAGFLKGDFVVSIDGRDDLMTENDLFRYGVTEKRAGDRVKMKIVRGDQTKTMTLPMQK
- a CDS encoding DUF1080 domain-containing protein, translated to MFQHRFSASFLTVALSAAWMCLAFAPTVNGEEAAEIAPATGREIILFDGKTLKNWEETDFGGQGEAHVEEGILLIDQGEPLSGINWSGEKLPNVNYEITLEAKRVDGNDFFCAITFPVVENPCTLVLGGWGGSLIGLSNVNDFDASENDTTDYYSFENGKWYKIRLRVDDEMIRAWIDGEQVVKLNHKENRISVRIEMELSKPLGLATFQTTGAIRNFTMRELQPKAAGAKASPETKSEN